A DNA window from Pyrus communis chromosome 3, drPyrComm1.1, whole genome shotgun sequence contains the following coding sequences:
- the LOC137727616 gene encoding uncharacterized protein yields the protein MRAIVSGMRKRAALRRKLQILRSLTKTKSVKRSSIIMDALFHIYMLKLKLEAVQREYLHLMAIKTGCIRLIKHLQVPKEVKVEKIKEGFLVRVKCEKAKDTLVSILEAFEEMGLNVVQGRVSCNNYFSMEAIAAVADGESKDQMDVRVVTQAILRATEINQNGKETRECIVVPQVNNS from the exons ATGAGAGCTATAGTCTCCGGGATGCGGAAGAGAGCAGCATTGCGCCGAAAGCTTCAAATTCTAAGGAGCCTTACCAAGACAAAATCC GTCAAGAGGAGCTCCATTATCATGGATGCTCTATTCCACATTTATATGCTGAAACTCAAGCTTGAAGCAGTCCAAAGAGAGTACTTGCATCTCATGGCTATCAAAACAGGTTGCATACGCCTAATCAAACATCTTCAAGTCCccaag GAAGTGAAGGTCGAGAAGATTAAGGAAGGGTTTCTTGTGAGAGTGAAGTGCGAGAAAGCGAAGGACACTCTGGTTTCAATTCTGGAGGCATTTGAAGAAATGGGTCTTAATGTTGTGCAGGGTAGAGTTTCATGCAACAATTATTTTTCCATGGAAGCCATTGCAGCTGTAGCTGATGGCGAAAGCAAAGACCAGATGGATGTGAGAGTCGTGACACAAGCAATACTAAGGGCCACCGAGATCAATCAAAATGGAAAAGAGACGCGTGAATGCATTGTAGTTCCCCAGGTTAATAACTCTTAA